The genomic segment CCAGTATCTCAATTGTGTCAGTGGAGTTTTGCCAGTCGTAATTAATTAACTAGCGTGTTCCCAGTCACTGAGTAACTCATGTTCTTGTTTGATTTTTTTGGTTTTGCGGAATGGAACTTTGGGAGAACCGATATCTACGCGCCCAAAAGACTGTTTTTTCTGCTTGGTGGATTTTTGCTTTTCTGTCGTTAAAGTAGTCATTGATGATTGTTTCCGAAAAACTCAGCACTACTTTAAATCATCAATTTCAAAACAGCAAATTTCTGAAGAGGTATTATTAAGTTTATTTAGGCGATCGCAAGGTATAAAAATATTCTCCAATTCCAAGCATTTTGCTATACCTATGGTCTACGTCATCTAAGTAAAGTATCGTCATGAGATGGGAATTGCGATGGTAAACTCGGTTCCGATACCGGGCTGAGAATTAACTTCCATTGTGCCGTTGTGTTTTTCGACGATAATTTGATGGGCAATAGATAAACCAAGTCCCGTACCTTTACCGACGGGTTTTGTTGTAAATAAAGGTTCAAACAGTCGTTGTTTGAGTCTTTCAGGAATCCCGATACCATTGTCAGCAATTTTAATTACCGCCATTTGTTGGGAATTGACATCGGTGGTAATTTGAATTTGCGGGATGCGATCGCTCATTTTACCTTGGATAATTGCTTCATCCAGAGCATCAACGGCGTTAGCCAGCAGATTCATAAATACTTGATTCATTTCACCGATGTAGCAGGGAACATGAGGTAACTTACCGTAAGCGCGAATCACTTCAATTGCCGGGCGATCGCCATTAGGCTTGAGGCGATGTTGTAAAATCAACAGCGTACTATCCATACCCGTATGCAAATCAGCAGGTAATTTGGTGTCGCTATCTGAGCGTGAGAAACTGCGGAGTGAGGTTGAAAGGTGTTGAATGCGTTCGGAACCTACCTCGATGGAACTGACAATTTTTTCTAAGTCTTCAAGCACAAATGGCAAATCCAAGTTATGTATAAAAGTCGTAATTGTGGCGGTTGGGACGGGATATTCTTGTTCGTACAGTTGCAGTAGCTTGGTGATGTCAGCAATATATTCTTGTAAGGGCGGGATATTGTTAACGATAAAGCCAATGGGGTTGTTCATTTCGTGAGCGATTCCCGCGATTAACTCTCCAAGAGTTGAGAGTTTTTCTTGTTGTACCAGTTGTACTTGGGCTTTTTGTAACGCAGTGGTGCGATCGCGTACTTGTTCTTCTAAAGATTGGGTTAATTGCTGGAGTTGTAAATGCACACGCACTCGCGCAATAACTTCTGCTTGGGCAAAGGGTTTGGGGATATAATCAACCGCACCCAGGGAAAATCCGTGAATTTTGCTTTCTGTATCAGCTAAGGCTGTGGTAAAAATAATTGGTATGTTTTGCGTTACCGGGTTTGCTTTGAGACGACGACAGGTTTCAAAACCGTCAATACCAGGCATTTGGACATCTAGTAAAATTAATTCTGGTTGGTTGCGTTCGGCTTGAGCGATCGCACTTTCGCCATCCACCGCGACACGAAAACGCCAACCCTCACCCGCGAGTGCTTCTGAAAGTACAGATAAATTGGTGGGATTATCGTCCACAATCAAAATAAATCCCTTTGTTAAAACCTGATTCATGATGCTGTATTAACTAATTTGTTGTTGAATAAAAGTTTCTAAACGTTTGAGTTGAAAGTTTTTTGCTAACTGGATAATGTGATTAGTAAAGTTGTGGAACTGCGGCTGAGAAGCTAGTTGTTCAGCCAGTTCTAAAATGTTCTGCACATCGCCATCTTGAGTGAGTTCTAAGAATTGTTGTAAAACTTCTTTTGCTGGCAAAATAAAATTATCTAAAGTATCTGTTTTAGGTTGGTTTGTAGTGTTTTGTTGATTTTCGTATAACCATTCCAGTTGTAGAAATTGCCGCAGTAGTTCCAGGAGTGTTTCTGCTTCTACTGGCTTAGAGAGAAAGGCATTCGCGCCCATATCAATACTTTTATATTCGTCAATTGCAAAGACACTGGCAGAAGAAGCGATCGCAGGTATGTTGGCAAATTGACTAGCCTGACGCAAACTCTTAATCAACTCAAACCCATCCATCACAGGCATGACTAAATCAGTAATTATCAAGTCTGGTTGATGAGTGTTGATTTTCTCCCATGCTTCTTTTCCATGAATGGCTTCTATGACATCAAACCCTACTGGTTCTAATAAATTGACAATCACCGAGCGATTTTCCCATTTATCATCCACAATCAAAATTGTGCGTTTTTTTCCTTGATAACCAATAATAATTCCCTGTTCAACTACTCTAGAAACTTTCGCCCAATCTTTAGATTCTGGTGATTCTATTTCAAACCAAAAAGTACTGCCTTTGCCAAATTCACTTACTACTTGAATTTGACTGCCCATCAATGAAATAATTTTTTGGCTGATGGCTAGTCCTAATCCTGTGCCTTCTGTTTGGCGTTTTTGACTTCCTGCTTGTTCAAACGGTACAAAGATTTTTTCGAGTTGTTCGGGTGTAATACCTGTGCCAGTATCTATCACTTCAAAACGAAGTTTATAGATAATTTTACCTTCATCATGAATAGCTTGGTTAATAACTTTAATTTTAAAGGTAACACTGCCTTGTTGCGTAAATTTAATAGCATTACCAAGCAAGTTAATCAACACTTGGCGTAAACGTTTTTCATCAGCCCGAATCCCAATAGGTAAATCTGGGTCAAGTAATACATGAAACCCGATGACTTTTTGTTCAGCGCGGATACGACAAATTTCACTGACGCTATCGATAAATGCAGGTAAATAAAAATCAATGAGATTTAATTCTAGTTTTCTAGCTTCGATTTTAGACAAATCTAAAATATCATTAATTAGGGTTAATAAATGAGAACCACACTGATAAATAATTCCGACACCTTTACTCCCTTTTTCGCTTAATTTTTCTGTGCGTTGGAGAATTTGTGTATAGCCAAGAATACCGTTGAGTGGTGTGCGTAATTCATGGCTCATATTAGCAAGAAATTCACTCTTGGCTTGGCTAGAATTTTTAGCAGCTTCTTCAGCAAGGCGTAGTTCTTGTTCGATACGTTTACGCTCAATAATTTCAGTTTTAAGCACTTTATTGATAGCTTCTAACTGTGCTGGACTAGGCAGCGTCAGAGCTTGTGGCATGAGATAAATTAAGGCAAAGGCTGTATATATTGAGATAATTGCTGTAAACGCTTTGACAATCGATGAAACCCAATAATCAGGATGCCAAAGCGTCCAAATATCTATTAAATGTCCACTACCACAAGCCAAGATAAAAGCCCCAAATAACAGAAATACTCCATTAAAGGGGACATCTTGACGTTTGGAAATAAAGTAAATTAATAGCAGAGGTATGGAATAATAAGCTAGAGCGATCGCACCATCAGAAATAATATTTAGCCATACAAGTTCGGGTTTCCAGAGATAACAATGTCCATGTGGAATAAACCCTGTCACGTAGATAGAATAGGGAACAAATGCCAATGTCATGCTAGAAATTGCTAGTACTGTGTTAACTTACGTCAACTTAGTATTCCCAAATCTTGACTCAAGATGAACGATGGCAAACATATTTAATGTGTGAAGATGAGAAATTTAGATACCCGACTTTTCTCACATAATTGAGAATTGCTATAGCAAGTATTAGCTATTATTTGGCACTTTTTATGGTATACTCAAAAACCACATTTACCTCTGAGAATTAACAACTGAAAAACCCCGCTTTGTTGGGCGAATTTTAGCCAATTCTACTTGAAAACTCACTTTATCGCTGGTGTCTGCACTCCGCGCTTCTAAATTCCAGTTTCCTGGACGCAGATACCAAAATAGATTAGTTGATTGTGTATCTAGTTGTTCGCCATTTAACCGCCACTCAACTGATGATGGATTTCCGGCTAGTTTAAATTCTAATTTTTGCTGTCCTTCTGTACCTGGATATAGTAAATACAAATCACCATTTTGGGGGGAGACAATTCGTAAATTACTAGAGACAAAATTTGATTGCTGCTTGGCTAACCAATCATTATATTCGGGCGGTAAATTAAACTTGTCTTGAGTGGCGTAAGCAATTTTATCTTCTGGGTAAAAATACTCTTGCACAACAGAGTTACAATCTGACATGGGGCGTAAACCTGAGTTTGCACAGATAGGAAGTTGAATTAATCCTTGGGGAACTGTAAACACTGCGGGTTCTTGGTTTTCGTGCAGGTGCAACATGATACGGTTCCATAAAGGTGCTGCACCCATAACGCCAGATACTTGACGCATTGGTTCACCATTAAAATTTCCGACCCAAGTTGCAACGGTGTAGTCGGTGGTAAAGCCCACAGTCCAAGTATCGCGGAAGTTGGAAGAAGTACCAGTTTTGACGGCGGCGGGGAAGGGCAAGTTTAATACTGAGTCTACACCAAAAGCGGTGGCACGGGCGTGGCGATCGCTCAACATATCAGTAATTAGTTGCCATATCGTAGGGAGTGGGGAGTGGGGAGTGGGGAGTGGGGAATAAGAGAGTGTTGTTACAAGTGGGGTGGGTTGTCCTTGTCTCGCTATTGTGACGTAAGCTTGAGCCAGTTCCCATAACGTGACTTCGCCACTACCGAGAGTTAAACCCAAACCGTAATATTCTGGGGTTTGATTGAGGTGGGTAAAGCCTAATTCATGCAGACGTTCCAGAAAGTTCGGTACGCCAATTTTCTCTAATACTCTCACCGCAGGCACATTTAAAGAATTGGCTAATGCTATCCGCACCCGCACCGGGCCGAGAAAGCGTTGAGTATAATCTGTAGGGCTATAAAGTTTCGCCCCAGGAATGGCATAGTGGGCGGGGACATCAGCCAAGATGGTGTTTGGGCGAATCAGTTTTTTTTCTAACGCCAACTCATAAACAAAGGGTTTGAGGGTAGAACCGGGTTGACGTAGGGCTTGTACGCCGTCGTTACGTCCAAGTTTGGTTTCGTTGAAATAGTCGGGTGAACCGACGTAAGCTAAAACTTCGCCCGTATGGTTGTCAATTACCAAAGCTGCTGCATCGTGGACGTTGTTAGCAGCAAGGGTAGAGATGACTTGCTGTGCTTGGGCTTCGACGAATTTTTGTAATGGTCTATCGATGGTGGTTTGGATGAGATGATCCCTCTTTGAGGCTACCATGTACCCATCAGTTATCGAATTACTACTAGTGTTGGAATTACCCCACCCTAACCCTCCCCTTGGAAAGGGGAGGGAACTAGATTTGCTTGTTTCCCCCCTTTCCAAGGGGGGACTAAGGGGGGTAAAAGGAACATCGTCCCCCTTACTAAGGGGGGTTGGGGGGATCTGCATTTGCTTGGCTAACCAAAACAAGAAATGAGGTGCAGCGATAATTCCCCGTTGGCGAGACTGAAAAACCACCTTTTCGGTTTGAGTTTTCTCGGCTATTTGTTGAGTGATATAACCATCCTGTACCATCCGGTTGAGGACGTATTTTTGACGCTGTTTGAGTCTATCCCAATGTTGTAGCGGGTCAAAGTAGGTGGGATTATTAGGAATAGCAGCCAAAAGACTAGCCTGGGCAAGATTTAACTCACTGGCGGGTGTTGAAAAATAAGTCCGGGATGCGGCTTCTACACCATATATATTGCCACCCATTGGCAGACGGTTGATATATGCAGCGAGAATTTCAGTTTTATTCATTCCCGCCGCTAACCGCCAAGCTAACCAAATTTCCTGCAATTTCCCTGAGAAGTTGCGGGTGGATGGTTCTAACATTCGTGCTAACTGCATGGTAATTGTAGAAGCACCAGAGACTATTTGTTTGGCGTGAATCGCTTGGTTGATGGCGCGGATAATTGCTTTGATATCCAACGCGCCATGATGGTAGAAACTACTATCTTCGGCGGCGATAATGGCGTTGATAAATTGGGGAGAAACTTGATTTAAGGGGACGACGGCGGTATGTTCTTGGTCACGGGTGAGGATTGTTCCTAATGGTAGCCCATTGCGATCGCTAAATTCCAAAGCCAGTTGATTTTGGGCTATATCTGCGGTATGTATAGGCGCAAAATAGGGCAGTAGTCGCACCACTAAGCATACA from the Aulosira sp. FACHB-615 genome contains:
- a CDS encoding sensor histidine kinase, with protein sequence MNQVLTKGFILIVDDNPTNLSVLSEALAGEGWRFRVAVDGESAIAQAERNQPELILLDVQMPGIDGFETCRRLKANPVTQNIPIIFTTALADTESKIHGFSLGAVDYIPKPFAQAEVIARVRVHLQLQQLTQSLEEQVRDRTTALQKAQVQLVQQEKLSTLGELIAGIAHEMNNPIGFIVNNIPPLQEYIADITKLLQLYEQEYPVPTATITTFIHNLDLPFVLEDLEKIVSSIEVGSERIQHLSTSLRSFSRSDSDTKLPADLHTGMDSTLLILQHRLKPNGDRPAIEVIRAYGKLPHVPCYIGEMNQVFMNLLANAVDALDEAIIQGKMSDRIPQIQITTDVNSQQMAVIKIADNGIGIPERLKQRLFEPLFTTKPVGKGTGLGLSIAHQIIVEKHNGTMEVNSQPGIGTEFTIAIPIS
- a CDS encoding ATP-binding protein; protein product: MTLAFVPYSIYVTGFIPHGHCYLWKPELVWLNIISDGAIALAYYSIPLLLIYFISKRQDVPFNGVFLLFGAFILACGSGHLIDIWTLWHPDYWVSSIVKAFTAIISIYTAFALIYLMPQALTLPSPAQLEAINKVLKTEIIERKRIEQELRLAEEAAKNSSQAKSEFLANMSHELRTPLNGILGYTQILQRTEKLSEKGSKGVGIIYQCGSHLLTLINDILDLSKIEARKLELNLIDFYLPAFIDSVSEICRIRAEQKVIGFHVLLDPDLPIGIRADEKRLRQVLINLLGNAIKFTQQGSVTFKIKVINQAIHDEGKIIYKLRFEVIDTGTGITPEQLEKIFVPFEQAGSQKRQTEGTGLGLAISQKIISLMGSQIQVVSEFGKGSTFWFEIESPESKDWAKVSRVVEQGIIIGYQGKKRTILIVDDKWENRSVIVNLLEPVGFDVIEAIHGKEAWEKINTHQPDLIITDLVMPVMDGFELIKSLRQASQFANIPAIASSASVFAIDEYKSIDMGANAFLSKPVEAETLLELLRQFLQLEWLYENQQNTTNQPKTDTLDNFILPAKEVLQQFLELTQDGDVQNILELAEQLASQPQFHNFTNHIIQLAKNFQLKRLETFIQQQIS
- a CDS encoding penicillin-binding protein 1C; amino-acid sequence: MRLSRRLIRKSKFFLAVVFVCLVVRLLPYFAPIHTADIAQNQLALEFSDRNGLPLGTILTRDQEHTAVVPLNQVSPQFINAIIAAEDSSFYHHGALDIKAIIRAINQAIHAKQIVSGASTITMQLARMLEPSTRNFSGKLQEIWLAWRLAAGMNKTEILAAYINRLPMGGNIYGVEAASRTYFSTPASELNLAQASLLAAIPNNPTYFDPLQHWDRLKQRQKYVLNRMVQDGYITQQIAEKTQTEKVVFQSRQRGIIAAPHFLFWLAKQMQIPPTPLSKGDDVPFTPLSPPLERGETSKSSSLPFPRGGLGWGNSNTSSNSITDGYMVASKRDHLIQTTIDRPLQKFVEAQAQQVISTLAANNVHDAAALVIDNHTGEVLAYVGSPDYFNETKLGRNDGVQALRQPGSTLKPFVYELALEKKLIRPNTILADVPAHYAIPGAKLYSPTDYTQRFLGPVRVRIALANSLNVPAVRVLEKIGVPNFLERLHELGFTHLNQTPEYYGLGLTLGSGEVTLWELAQAYVTIARQGQPTPLVTTLSYSPLPTPHSPLPTIWQLITDMLSDRHARATAFGVDSVLNLPFPAAVKTGTSSNFRDTWTVGFTTDYTVATWVGNFNGEPMRQVSGVMGAAPLWNRIMLHLHENQEPAVFTVPQGLIQLPICANSGLRPMSDCNSVVQEYFYPEDKIAYATQDKFNLPPEYNDWLAKQQSNFVSSNLRIVSPQNGDLYLLYPGTEGQQKLEFKLAGNPSSVEWRLNGEQLDTQSTNLFWYLRPGNWNLEARSADTSDKVSFQVELAKIRPTKRGFSVVNSQR